In Pseudomonas sp. MYb327, one DNA window encodes the following:
- a CDS encoding XRE family transcriptional regulator, which produces MDMQEEISALAILIQDLRKHKKYTLKDLADKIGRSVGFLSQVERGLSRPTVADLTAISETLGVPTTYFYSLPKPMALPWVTRPDERRTLYYADGITDILVSPKMRASFSMLESQLEPGASSGDRHMKDSSEQGGYVLEGELTLWLDNDEPVTLHAGDSFQLASHAHCRYGNLSDRLTRVLWVYT; this is translated from the coding sequence ATGGACATGCAAGAAGAGATTTCGGCGCTGGCGATCCTCATCCAGGACCTGCGCAAACACAAAAAATACACCCTCAAGGATCTAGCGGACAAAATCGGCCGGTCCGTGGGATTTTTGTCCCAGGTCGAGCGCGGGTTGTCCCGGCCGACGGTGGCGGACCTGACCGCCATCAGCGAAACCCTGGGCGTGCCGACCACCTATTTCTACAGCCTGCCCAAACCGATGGCCTTGCCCTGGGTAACCCGGCCAGACGAGCGACGCACGCTTTATTACGCCGACGGCATTACCGACATCCTGGTTTCGCCAAAAATGCGCGCGTCCTTTTCGATGCTGGAAAGCCAACTGGAACCCGGTGCCAGCAGCGGCGACCGGCACATGAAAGACAGCTCGGAGCAGGGCGGCTATGTCCTGGAAGGGGAATTGACGCTGTGGCTGGATAACGACGAACCGGTGACGTTGCACGCCGGCGACAGTTTTCAGCTGGCCAGTCATGCCCATTGCCGCTACGGCAACCTCTCGGACCGACTCACCCGGGTCCTCTGGGTTTACACCTGA